A genomic stretch from Enterobacter oligotrophicus includes:
- the yejF gene encoding microcin C ABC transporter ATP-binding protein YejF, producing MTQPLLSIENLSIAFSKQGETRTVVNDLSLQIQRGETLALVGESGSGKSVSALSVLRLLPSPPVRYPQGDILFHGSSLLHADEQTLRGVRGNKIAMIFQEPMVSLNPLHTLEKQLYEVLSLHRGMRKEAARGEILDCLERTGIRNAAKRLSDFPHQLSGGERQRVMIAMALLTRPELLIADEPTTALDVTVQAQILQLLRELRDELNMSLLFITHNLSIVRKLADSVAVMQNGQCVEQNRAAPLLSAPQHPYTRRLLDSEPSGDPVPLSENSTPLLRVEDLAVSFPIRKGIFRRVVDQNPVLKNISFTLRPGESLGLVGESGSGKSTTGLALLRLIASQGHILFDDLPLHSWDRRQMLPVRPRMQVVFQDPNSSLNPRLSVLQIVEEGLRVHRPALTAQQREEEVMRVMVEVGLDPDTRHRYPAEFSGGQRQRIAIARALILKPELIILDEPTSSLDRTVQAQILALLKGLQAKHRLAYIFISHDLQVVRALCHQVIVLRQGEVVEQGECQRVFAAPTQNYTRQLLTSG from the coding sequence ATGACGCAACCCCTTCTCAGTATTGAAAATCTGTCCATTGCCTTTTCGAAGCAGGGTGAGACGCGCACGGTGGTCAATGATTTATCGCTGCAGATCCAGCGCGGCGAAACGCTGGCGCTGGTGGGTGAATCTGGCTCCGGCAAGAGCGTCTCGGCGCTCTCCGTGCTTCGCCTGCTCCCTTCCCCGCCGGTCCGTTATCCGCAAGGGGATATTCTTTTTCACGGCAGTTCACTGCTTCATGCCGACGAACAGACTCTGCGCGGGGTCCGCGGCAATAAGATTGCCATGATTTTCCAGGAGCCGATGGTATCGCTCAACCCGCTGCATACCCTTGAGAAGCAGCTCTACGAAGTGCTTTCCTTGCACCGGGGTATGCGCAAAGAGGCGGCACGGGGCGAAATACTGGATTGTCTTGAACGTACCGGCATACGCAATGCAGCAAAGCGGCTGAGTGATTTCCCACACCAGCTTTCCGGCGGTGAGCGCCAGCGCGTGATGATTGCGATGGCGCTGCTCACACGCCCTGAACTGTTGATTGCCGATGAACCTACAACAGCACTGGACGTCACCGTGCAGGCGCAGATCCTGCAATTGCTGCGCGAGTTGCGCGATGAGCTCAACATGAGCCTGCTGTTCATCACCCATAACCTGAGCATCGTCAGGAAACTGGCGGACAGCGTGGCCGTCATGCAAAACGGGCAATGCGTTGAACAAAACAGAGCGGCCCCCTTGCTGAGCGCCCCTCAGCACCCGTATACGCGGCGTTTGCTCGACAGTGAACCGTCTGGCGATCCGGTGCCTTTGTCTGAAAACAGTACACCGTTGCTGCGCGTTGAAGATCTGGCCGTTTCGTTTCCCATCCGCAAAGGTATTTTTCGCCGCGTCGTTGATCAGAACCCGGTTCTGAAAAATATCAGCTTTACCCTGCGTCCCGGTGAATCACTCGGGCTGGTAGGCGAGTCCGGTTCAGGCAAAAGCACGACCGGTCTGGCATTGCTGCGCTTAATCGCCTCACAAGGGCACATTCTTTTCGATGATTTGCCTCTGCACAGCTGGGATCGCCGCCAGATGCTTCCCGTGCGCCCGCGCATGCAGGTCGTATTTCAGGACCCAAACTCCTCGCTCAATCCACGGCTCAGCGTTTTGCAGATTGTTGAAGAGGGGCTACGAGTACACCGCCCGGCGCTCACGGCCCAGCAGCGCGAAGAGGAAGTGATGCGGGTGATGGTGGAAGTGGGTTTAGATCCCGATACGCGGCACCGCTACCCTGCCGAATTTTCCGGCGGACAGCGTCAGCGCATTGCCATTGCTCGTGCGCTGATCCTGAAACCAGAGTTAATCATACTGGATGAACCGACCTCGTCACTGGACAGAACCGTCCAGGCGCAAATCCTGGCGCTATTAAAAGGGTTACAGGCGAAACACCGGCTGGCCTATATCTTTATCAGCCACGATCTCCAGGTGGTACGCGCTTTGTGTCATCAGGTGATTGTGTTACGGCAGGGAGAGGTAGTCGAGCAGGGTGAGTGCCAGCGCGTATTCGCTGCACCGACGCAGAATTACACGCGCCAGCTATTAACGTCCGGCTAG
- a CDS encoding extracellular solute-binding protein, which translates to MFMRFVLMLLALVSLSSQAQTIKESTAFAVIGEPKYAINFTHFDYVNPAAPKGGNVTLSAMGTFDNFNRYALRGVAAARTESLYDTLFVTSDDEPGSYYPLVADNVRYADNFAWAEVSINPRARFHDGTPVKASDIAFTFHKFMTEGVPQFRLVYKGATVKAIAPLTVRIELSEPNKENMLSLFSLPVMPESFWKNHKLSDPLSTPPLAGGPYRITDWRMGQYVIYSRVKDYWAANLPVNRGRWNFDTLRYDYYLDDNVAFEAFKAGAFDFRVESSAKNWATRYIGKNFTKGYIVKDEHKNESAQDTRWLAFNIQRPVFADRRVRQAITLAFDFEWMNKALFYGAYSRTNSYFQNTEYAARNYPNADELVLLAPLKAELPPEVFTTVFEPPESDGKGFDRDNLLKASTLLDEAGWVLKNQKRVNAQTGKPLSFELLLSSGANNQWVLPFKQNLERLGITLNIRQVDNAQITNRMRSRDYDMMQRLYAAQPWPGTDLQITWDSRYIDSSYNAPGVKSPAVDALIAKIVAAQGDKEKLVPLGRALDRVLTWNYYMLPMWYMGEDRIAFWNKFSQPSVRPVYTLGFDTWWYDVNKAARLPAERR; encoded by the coding sequence ATGTTTATGCGCTTCGTGTTGATGCTGTTGGCATTAGTAAGCCTGTCCAGCCAGGCGCAGACCATCAAAGAAAGCACGGCGTTTGCCGTCATTGGTGAGCCAAAGTACGCAATTAACTTTACCCACTTTGATTATGTGAACCCTGCCGCGCCCAAAGGCGGAAATGTCACGCTCTCTGCGATGGGCACCTTTGATAACTTCAACCGCTACGCGCTGCGCGGCGTGGCAGCGGCAAGGACAGAATCCCTCTACGACACCCTCTTTGTCACCTCTGATGATGAACCCGGCAGCTACTACCCGCTGGTGGCAGACAACGTTCGCTACGCGGATAATTTTGCCTGGGCGGAAGTTTCAATTAATCCACGGGCGCGTTTTCATGATGGCACACCGGTTAAAGCCAGCGACATCGCGTTCACGTTCCATAAATTTATGACCGAGGGCGTTCCCCAGTTCCGTCTGGTGTATAAAGGCGCAACGGTGAAAGCCATTGCGCCGCTGACGGTGCGCATCGAACTGAGCGAACCGAACAAAGAGAACATGCTGAGCCTGTTCTCACTTCCCGTTATGCCGGAATCATTCTGGAAAAACCATAAACTCAGCGACCCTCTCTCCACCCCGCCACTGGCAGGTGGCCCGTACCGTATCACCGACTGGCGCATGGGGCAGTATGTGATCTATTCCCGCGTCAAAGATTACTGGGCGGCCAACCTCCCGGTAAACCGTGGCCGCTGGAATTTCGACACCCTTCGCTATGATTATTATCTCGACGATAACGTGGCGTTCGAGGCGTTTAAGGCGGGGGCTTTCGATTTTCGTGTGGAGAGCAGCGCAAAGAACTGGGCAACCCGCTATATCGGTAAAAATTTCACAAAAGGTTATATCGTCAAAGACGAACATAAAAATGAGTCCGCGCAGGATACCCGCTGGCTGGCATTTAATATCCAGCGCCCGGTATTTGCCGACCGCCGGGTACGTCAGGCCATCACCCTGGCCTTTGATTTTGAATGGATGAACAAAGCGCTGTTTTACGGGGCATACAGCCGTACCAACAGTTATTTCCAGAATACCGAATATGCCGCGCGCAACTACCCAAACGCCGACGAACTGGTCCTGCTGGCTCCGCTGAAAGCGGAACTGCCGCCAGAAGTGTTTACCACCGTGTTTGAACCGCCTGAGTCCGACGGCAAGGGCTTCGATCGCGATAATCTGTTAAAAGCCAGTACGCTGCTGGATGAAGCAGGCTGGGTGCTGAAAAATCAAAAACGCGTCAATGCGCAAACGGGTAAGCCGCTGAGTTTTGAGCTTTTGCTCTCCTCAGGCGCAAACAACCAGTGGGTGCTGCCCTTTAAACAGAATCTTGAACGACTGGGGATAACCCTGAATATCCGCCAGGTGGATAACGCGCAGATCACCAACCGCATGCGCAGCCGGGATTACGACATGATGCAACGCCTGTATGCGGCGCAACCGTGGCCCGGCACAGATCTGCAGATCACCTGGGATTCCCGCTATATTGATTCTTCCTACAATGCACCGGGCGTTAAAAGCCCGGCAGTGGATGCGCTGATCGCCAAAATCGTGGCAGCACAAGGTGATAAAGAGAAACTTGTGCCACTGGGTCGGGCGCTCGACAGAGTATTAACCTGGAATTATTACATGCTGCCCATGTGGTATATGGGCGAAGATCGCATTGCCTTCTGGAACAAATTCTCTCAGCCATCTGTGCGCCCTGTTTACACCCTGGGCTTTGACACATGGTGGTACGACGTCAATAAAGCCGCCAGACTCCCCGCTGAGCGGCGTTAA
- the mepS gene encoding bifunctional murein DD-endopeptidase/murein LD-carboxypeptidase gives MVKSQPILRYILRGIPAIAVAVLLSACSTTNTAKNMHPETRVVGMEDSSSLQASQDEFENMVRNLDVKSRIMDQYADWKGVRYRLGGSTKKGIDCSGFVQRTFREQFGLDLPRSTYEQQEMGKSISRTKLRTGDLVLFRAGSTGRHVGIYIGNDQFVHASTSSGVTISSMNEPYWKKRYNEARRVLTRS, from the coding sequence ATGGTCAAATCTCAACCGATTTTGAGATATATCTTGCGGGGTATCCCGGCGATAGCAGTGGCGGTTCTGCTTTCTGCATGTAGTACAACGAACACCGCGAAGAATATGCATCCTGAGACGCGTGTTGTGGGAATGGAAGATTCCTCTTCACTGCAAGCCTCTCAGGATGAATTTGAAAACATGGTACGTAATCTGGACGTGAAGTCCCGTATTATGGACCAGTATGCTGACTGGAAAGGCGTGCGTTATCGTCTGGGCGGCAGCACGAAAAAAGGTATTGATTGTTCCGGCTTCGTACAGCGTACTTTCCGCGAGCAATTTGGGTTAGATCTTCCGCGTTCAACCTATGAACAGCAGGAAATGGGCAAGTCGATTTCTCGTACCAAGCTGCGCACGGGTGATTTAGTCCTGTTCCGTGCAGGTTCTACAGGTCGACATGTTGGCATCTATATTGGCAACGACCAGTTCGTACACGCGTCCACCAGCAGCGGTGTGACGATCTCCAGCATGAACGAGCCATACTGGAAGAAGCGTTACAACGAAGCGCGCCGTGTTCTGACCCGTAGTTAA
- a CDS encoding CobW family GTP-binding protein — protein MTKTNLITGFLGSGKTTSILHLLANKDPAEKWAVLVNEFGEVGIDGALLADSGAMIKEIPGGCMCCVNGLPMQVGLNTLLRQGKPDRLLIEPTGLGHPKQILDLLTAPVYEPWIDLRATLCLLDPRQLLDEKTVNNENFRDQLASADIIVANKEDRATAESQAAFDAWWQRSGNGRQRIQTTQGKIDSALLDRPRLNLAELPSSAEHNHSHSVKQGLAALSLPEHQRWRRNLNSGQGHQACGWIFDADTVFDTIGILEWARLAPVDRVKGIMRTQDGLVRINRQGEDFFIETQNVAPPDSRIELISAVNTDWNTLQSSLLKIRLTSGG, from the coding sequence GTGACCAAAACCAACCTGATCACCGGTTTTCTCGGTAGCGGTAAAACCACCTCGATTCTGCATCTGCTGGCAAATAAAGATCCGGCAGAGAAATGGGCCGTTCTGGTCAATGAATTTGGCGAAGTCGGTATTGATGGCGCGTTGCTGGCCGACAGCGGCGCGATGATTAAAGAGATCCCCGGCGGATGTATGTGCTGCGTGAATGGCCTGCCCATGCAGGTTGGACTGAACACGCTGCTGCGCCAGGGCAAACCCGATCGTCTGTTGATTGAACCCACCGGTCTGGGCCACCCGAAGCAAATTCTCGATTTATTGACCGCGCCGGTTTATGAGCCGTGGATCGACCTGCGAGCCACGCTGTGCCTTCTCGATCCTCGCCAGTTGCTGGATGAGAAAACGGTGAATAATGAGAACTTCCGCGATCAACTCGCTTCTGCAGACATCATCGTGGCGAATAAAGAAGATCGCGCTACGGCAGAAAGCCAGGCCGCGTTCGATGCCTGGTGGCAACGTTCAGGTAACGGGCGTCAGCGTATTCAGACCACTCAGGGGAAGATTGACAGCGCCCTGCTGGATCGCCCTCGCCTGAACCTGGCTGAACTGCCATCCAGCGCAGAACACAACCATAGTCATAGCGTAAAGCAAGGTCTGGCGGCATTGAGCCTGCCGGAACATCAGCGCTGGCGGCGAAACCTGAACAGCGGCCAGGGACATCAGGCGTGCGGGTGGATTTTCGATGCCGATACGGTTTTCGACACCATTGGTATACTTGAGTGGGCGAGGCTGGCACCCGTCGATCGCGTTAAAGGCATTATGCGCACCCAGGACGGTCTGGTTCGTATTAATCGTCAGGGTGAAGATTTCTTTATTGAAACGCAGAATGTTGCGCCGCCTGATAGTCGAATAGAGCTAATTAGTGCGGTTAACACCGACTGGAACACATTACAGTCCAGCCTGTTGAAGATTCGTTTAACTTCCGGCGGCTAA
- a CDS encoding phosphatase PAP2 family protein, producing MTTRFPLILLLNAAGLALFFSWYLPVNHGFWFPLDSGLFHFFNQALVKSQAFLWLVAITNNRAFDGCSLLAMGCLMLSFWLKEDKSGRRRIMIIGLVMLLTAVIVNQLAQHLMPVKRASPSLYFPNINRVSELLHISTKDASKDSFPGDHGMMLLIFSAFMLRYFGKKAFAIALMIVVVFAFPRVMIGAHWLSDIAVGSLSAVLIGLPWCLMTPLSDRLIALFDRYLPGKMQQAINK from the coding sequence ATGACAACTCGATTTCCTTTGATTCTGCTGCTTAACGCCGCTGGCCTGGCGCTGTTCTTCTCCTGGTATTTGCCGGTGAACCACGGTTTTTGGTTCCCGCTGGATTCCGGGCTTTTTCACTTCTTTAACCAGGCGCTGGTAAAGAGTCAGGCGTTCCTGTGGCTGGTAGCCATCACCAACAACCGCGCCTTCGACGGCTGCTCGCTGCTGGCGATGGGCTGCCTGATGCTCTCTTTCTGGCTGAAGGAGGACAAGTCAGGACGCCGCCGCATTATGATTATTGGTCTGGTAATGCTGCTGACCGCGGTAATCGTTAACCAGCTGGCACAACATCTGATGCCGGTAAAACGCGCCAGCCCTTCACTCTATTTCCCGAATATTAACCGCGTCAGCGAATTGCTGCATATTTCAACGAAAGACGCCTCGAAGGATAGTTTCCCCGGCGATCATGGCATGATGCTGCTTATTTTTTCCGCGTTCATGCTGCGTTATTTCGGCAAAAAAGCGTTCGCTATAGCCCTTATGATTGTTGTGGTATTTGCATTCCCGCGCGTCATGATCGGCGCTCACTGGCTGTCGGATATTGCGGTTGGTTCACTTTCCGCCGTGTTGATTGGTTTGCCGTGGTGCCTGATGACGCCATTAAGCGATCGGCTTATTGCGCTTTTTGATCGCTATCTTCCCGGCAAAATGCAACAAGCAATAAACAAATAA
- a CDS encoding microcin C ABC transporter permease YejB produces the protein MGAYLIRRLLLVIPTLWAIITINFFIVQIAPGGPVDQAIAAIEFGNTSGMPGGGGEGMGASHARTGTGNISESQYRGGRGLDPEVIAEIVHRYGFDKPLHERYFTMLWDYVRFDFGDSLFRSASVLTLIKQSLPVSITLGLWGTLIIYLVSIPLGIRKAVYNGSRFDIWSSTLIIIGYAIPAFLFAVLLIVFFAGGSYFDIFPLRGLVSADFSTLPWYQKITDYFWHITLPVLATVIGGFAALTMLTKNAFLDEIRKQYVVTARAKGVGEKQIMWKHVFRNAMLLVIAGFPATFISMFFTGSLLIEVMFSLNGLGLLGYEATVSRDYPVMFGTLYIFTLIGLLLNIISDISYTLVDPRIDFEGR, from the coding sequence ATGGGTGCTTACCTGATCCGCCGTCTGCTGTTGGTTATCCCGACGCTGTGGGCCATCATCACCATTAACTTTTTTATCGTGCAAATCGCCCCTGGCGGCCCGGTCGATCAGGCGATCGCCGCCATTGAGTTTGGCAACACCAGCGGTATGCCTGGCGGCGGGGGCGAAGGTATGGGTGCAAGCCATGCCCGAACCGGCACAGGCAATATCAGCGAGAGCCAATACCGTGGCGGCCGCGGGCTGGACCCGGAGGTAATTGCCGAGATCGTCCATCGCTATGGCTTCGATAAACCGCTCCACGAGCGGTATTTCACCATGCTGTGGGACTACGTGCGTTTCGATTTTGGCGACAGCCTGTTTCGCAGCGCATCCGTCCTGACGCTGATTAAACAGAGCCTGCCCGTCTCCATCACGCTGGGACTCTGGGGAACGCTGATCATCTATCTGGTTTCCATTCCGCTGGGTATCCGTAAAGCCGTCTACAATGGCAGCCGTTTCGATATCTGGAGCAGCACGTTGATCATCATCGGTTACGCGATCCCGGCATTCTTGTTTGCCGTACTGCTGATCGTCTTTTTCGCCGGAGGGAGCTATTTCGACATCTTCCCGCTGCGTGGGTTAGTGTCCGCCGATTTCAGCACCCTGCCGTGGTATCAAAAAATCACAGACTATTTCTGGCATATTACCCTGCCAGTGCTCGCTACCGTGATTGGCGGTTTCGCAGCGCTAACCATGCTGACCAAGAACGCGTTCCTGGATGAGATCCGTAAACAGTATGTCGTCACCGCGCGCGCAAAAGGCGTCGGTGAGAAGCAGATCATGTGGAAGCACGTTTTCCGCAACGCCATGCTGCTGGTGATCGCCGGATTTCCGGCCACGTTCATCAGTATGTTTTTTACCGGCTCGCTGCTGATAGAAGTGATGTTTTCGCTGAACGGCCTGGGGCTGCTGGGCTATGAAGCAACCGTGTCGCGCGATTATCCGGTGATGTTTGGCACACTCTACATTTTCACCCTGATTGGCCTGCTGCTGAATATCATCAGTGATATCAGCTATACGCTGGTTGATCCCCGAATCGATTTTGAGGGCCGCTAA
- a CDS encoding cyclic di-GMP phosphodiesterase gives MFTRYFSSNRKILVLSIFTGLFIALLLGSLQFFWSYHKRDVKSDTLISDLSVYMESYFEELKASIDTLQPLTLNNCQEVSAELTSRAAFSINVRAFLLVRDKKAFCSSATGPMDTPMEELIPELHITKPIDMALLPGTPMLPNKPAIAIWYRNPLVKDGGVFTSVNINLTPYLLYTARQDEFAGIAVIIGDQALTTMSGALIKAQDLHEKPARTATLRGVPLTIKLYAEAWTTDELLFALFFGLVCGIAAGSLNYYILTIRLNPGKEILTAIKLGQFYVVYQPVVDAKALKMRGVEVLMRWKHPTMGEIPPDAFINFAEAQQLIVPLTLHLFDLIIRDAPVLQTVLPPGAKLGINIAPGHLHAESFKEDIRAFNAALPQDHFQTVLEITERDMINQREAKSLFEWLHNEGFEIAIDDFGTGHSALIYLERFTMDYLKIDRGFVNAIGTETVTSPVLDAVLTLARRLNMSTVAEGVETPEQAVWLREHGVNFLQGYWISRPMPLEQFSKWQPDVTPGE, from the coding sequence ATGTTCACCCGCTACTTCTCCAGCAACCGTAAGATCCTCGTCCTCAGTATCTTTACTGGCCTGTTCATTGCCCTGCTCCTGGGTTCGTTGCAATTTTTCTGGAGCTACCACAAAAGAGACGTGAAGTCCGATACCCTGATTTCGGACTTGAGCGTGTACATGGAAAGCTATTTTGAGGAGCTTAAAGCCTCGATCGATACGCTCCAGCCTCTCACGCTGAATAACTGTCAGGAGGTGAGCGCAGAGCTGACTTCTCGCGCGGCCTTTAGTATCAACGTGCGGGCCTTTTTACTGGTCCGGGATAAAAAAGCATTCTGCTCATCGGCAACAGGCCCGATGGACACCCCCATGGAGGAGCTTATTCCGGAGCTTCATATCACTAAACCGATCGATATGGCGCTCCTGCCAGGCACGCCAATGCTGCCCAACAAACCGGCGATAGCCATCTGGTATCGAAACCCGCTGGTAAAAGATGGCGGTGTGTTTACTTCCGTTAATATCAATTTAACACCGTACCTTCTTTATACGGCGCGCCAGGATGAGTTCGCGGGCATCGCCGTGATCATTGGTGATCAGGCGTTAACAACCATGTCCGGTGCCCTGATTAAAGCGCAAGATTTGCACGAAAAACCGGCCCGCACCGCCACGCTTAGAGGAGTTCCTCTTACCATCAAGCTCTATGCCGAAGCATGGACGACCGATGAACTGCTGTTTGCCCTGTTTTTCGGTCTGGTTTGCGGCATCGCAGCCGGTTCGCTTAATTACTACATTCTCACCATTCGCCTGAATCCAGGAAAAGAGATTTTAACCGCCATTAAGCTCGGTCAGTTTTACGTGGTTTATCAACCGGTGGTGGATGCAAAAGCGCTTAAAATGCGCGGCGTTGAAGTCTTAATGCGCTGGAAGCACCCCACGATGGGAGAGATCCCGCCGGATGCCTTTATCAATTTTGCCGAAGCGCAGCAACTGATTGTTCCCCTGACATTGCATCTCTTTGATCTGATTATACGCGATGCCCCGGTGTTGCAGACTGTACTCCCTCCTGGCGCAAAACTCGGTATTAATATTGCGCCAGGCCACCTGCACGCAGAAAGTTTTAAAGAGGATATACGCGCCTTTAATGCAGCCCTGCCGCAGGATCATTTCCAGACCGTACTGGAAATAACGGAACGTGACATGATTAATCAACGTGAGGCCAAGTCGCTGTTTGAATGGCTGCACAACGAAGGTTTTGAGATTGCGATTGATGATTTCGGCACCGGGCACAGCGCGCTGATTTATCTAGAACGTTTCACAATGGACTACCTCAAAATCGATCGGGGCTTTGTGAACGCCATTGGCACCGAAACGGTGACATCACCGGTGCTTGACGCGGTACTGACGCTGGCAAGGCGGTTGAATATGTCGACGGTTGCGGAAGGTGTAGAGACGCCGGAGCAGGCCGTCTGGCTGCGTGAGCATGGCGTTAATTTCCTGCAGGGCTACTGGATCAGCCGCCCCATGCCGCTGGAGCAATTCAGTAAATGGCAACCTGACGTGACGCCCGGTGAATAA
- a CDS encoding YejG family protein, whose amino-acid sequence MNTLQLSIVHRLPQSYRWSAGFAGSKVEPIPQSAPGCENCLVALKLLSPSDEDAWPVMERLSQALTDIEVDSSVLECEGEPCLFVNSQDEFAATCRLKNFGVAIAEPFSGQYPF is encoded by the coding sequence GTGAATACATTACAACTCTCCATTGTCCATCGCTTGCCACAGAGCTATCGCTGGTCGGCGGGTTTTGCAGGTTCGAAGGTTGAACCGATTCCGCAAAGCGCTCCAGGTTGCGAAAATTGTCTGGTCGCGCTCAAGCTGCTGAGCCCGAGCGATGAAGATGCGTGGCCAGTAATGGAGCGCCTCAGCCAGGCGCTGACGGATATTGAAGTGGACAGCTCCGTGCTGGAGTGTGAAGGCGAGCCTTGCCTGTTTGTGAACAGCCAGGACGAGTTCGCTGCGACCTGCCGTCTGAAAAACTTTGGCGTAGCAATTGCCGAGCCGTTCTCTGGTCAATATCCTTTCTGA
- a CDS encoding ABC transporter permease has product MPRLSPVNQARWARFRHNRRGYWSLWIFAVLFVLSLCSELIANDKPLLVHFNDRWYVPVLTQYSESDFGGPFATPAEYQDPWLRNQIEQHGWALWAPVRFGANSINYSTETPFPSPPSRQNWLGTDANGGDVLARILYGTRISILFGLMLTLFSSVMGVVAGAVQGYYGGKIDLWGQRVIEVWSGMPTLFLIILLSSVVQPDFWWLLGITVLFGWMALVGVVRAEFLRTRNFDYIRAAQALGVSDRGIIFRHMLPNAVVATLTFLPFILCSSITTLTSLDFLGFGLPLGSPSLGELLLQGKNNLQAPWLGITAFLSVAVLLSLLIFIGEAVRDAFDPNKAV; this is encoded by the coding sequence ATGCCGCGTTTAAGCCCCGTCAACCAGGCCCGCTGGGCTCGCTTTCGCCATAACCGCCGCGGTTACTGGTCGCTGTGGATTTTTGCCGTGCTGTTTGTATTAAGCCTGTGCTCTGAACTGATTGCCAACGATAAGCCCCTGCTGGTGCACTTTAATGACCGCTGGTATGTCCCCGTACTCACCCAGTACAGCGAGAGTGATTTTGGCGGCCCGTTTGCTACTCCGGCCGAGTATCAGGACCCGTGGCTACGCAACCAGATTGAACAGCACGGCTGGGCGCTCTGGGCACCGGTGCGTTTTGGCGCGAACAGCATTAACTATTCCACCGAGACTCCGTTCCCGTCGCCACCCTCACGGCAAAACTGGCTGGGCACAGATGCCAACGGCGGTGACGTGCTGGCGCGCATTCTTTACGGCACGCGGATCTCTATCCTCTTCGGGCTGATGCTGACGCTGTTTTCCAGCGTGATGGGCGTCGTGGCGGGTGCCGTTCAGGGCTATTACGGCGGTAAAATCGATCTCTGGGGACAGCGCGTGATTGAGGTCTGGTCCGGGATGCCGACCCTTTTCCTGATCATTTTGCTTTCAAGCGTAGTGCAACCTGATTTCTGGTGGCTACTGGGAATTACCGTCCTGTTCGGCTGGATGGCGTTGGTCGGCGTTGTCCGCGCTGAATTTCTGCGCACGCGAAATTTTGACTACATCCGTGCCGCTCAGGCGCTGGGCGTGAGCGATCGCGGAATTATCTTCCGCCATATGCTCCCTAACGCCGTGGTCGCCACCCTCACCTTCCTGCCATTTATTTTATGCAGTTCGATCACCACCTTGACCTCACTCGATTTTCTCGGTTTCGGGTTACCGCTCGGTTCACCATCGCTTGGTGAACTGCTGTTACAGGGAAAAAATAACCTTCAGGCTCCCTGGCTGGGGATTACCGCATTTCTTTCTGTGGCAGTGCTGCTCTCGCTGCTGATCTTTATTGGCGAAGCCGTGCGCGATGCCTTTGATCCCAACAAGGCGGTATGA